A region of the Chryseobacterium gotjawalense genome:
TTTTCCCATTGTGCGCGGGTGTTTATCTTTTTATATTCATTGTTTGCGATAAATGGAATATAGGGCTCTAATTCTTTGGCAGTTAGGGCTCCCTGTAAAATGGTGATGGGATTTCCCGTTTCATCCAGAAAAACCGCCGATGGTATTGCGTTGACATTCATGTATTTGGTGAAATCATGCATGGCATTTTTTTTATTTCCGTTATCGAATTCAGTATTGGTAAAAGTTCTGCCAAATACATTTATTTGTTCTTTTCCTTCGGCATTAAACTTCACCGGATAATAATTCTCATTTAAATAATTTGCTATCACCGGTTGATTGTAAGTGTTTTTCTCCATGATTTTACACGGAGCACACCAATCGGTATAGAAATTAATCAGTATTTTCTTGGGAACCGTTTTCTGAGCGTTGACCGCTTCTTCCAAAGTCATCCATCTGACTTGGGAAGAGGCGAAGAACGTTATCAATATCGAAAGTAAAAGGACTGTTTTTTTCATTTCAATTTAATGACTAAAGTCGTACCAAGTTGGGGTTTATCTTACTTCCTGCATCAATTTTTTGACCAGTGGCGAAATTAATATTAAAATAACCCCGGCAATCACGGCATATAAACCTAATTCTTTATAACCAGATGTATACGCATGCAGCTTTTCAATATTGGAGGCATCCTTGCGTGCTGTTGCCATATTTGCTCCAATTAATCCTGCAACATACTGTCCGTAAGCTGAAGCTAAAAACCACATTCCCATCATCATTCCCTGAAGCTTTTGCGTAGAAAGCTTCGTCATAATCGACAGACCAATCGGAGAAAGACACATTTCACCCAAAGTGATAATAAACAAAGCGATGGTAAATAAGCTTAAAGAAGTAACTCCCGCTGCATTTGCAAAAAATTGAGTAGCGAAAATTGCATAAAATCCTAACCCTAAAAATATAAATCCTAAACCGAATTTAATAATAGTGTTGGGTTCTAATTTCTTTTTACTGAGCCAGATCCAAAGTAAACCAATTGGGATCGCAACCAATAAAATGAAGAATGCGCCGCCGGAATTGTTCACGCCGTTTGGATCTAAACCGAG
Encoded here:
- a CDS encoding thioredoxin family protein, with the translated sequence MKKTVLLLSILITFFASSQVRWMTLEEAVNAQKTVPKKILINFYTDWCAPCKIMEKNTYNQPVIANYLNENYYPVKFNAEGKEQINVFGRTFTNTEFDNGNKKNAMHDFTKYMNVNAIPSAVFLDETGNPITILQGALTAKELEPYIPFIANNEYKKINTRAQWENYQKKFKSSIKD